A single genomic interval of Alteromonas sp. BL110 harbors:
- a CDS encoding YqaE/Pmp3 family membrane protein, with protein MDIIRILLSILLPPLGVFLQVGLGAHFWINILLTILGYFPGVIHAIYIIAKK; from the coding sequence ATGGACATCATTCGTATACTTTTATCAATTCTACTTCCACCACTAGGCGTATTTTTACAAGTTGGTCTAGGTGCTCACTTTTGGATTAATATTCTGCTAACTATTCTTGGTTATTTTCCAGGTGTTATCCACGCAATTTATATTATTGCCAAAAAGTAG
- a CDS encoding DUF2878 domain-containing protein — protein sequence MNKTVVLKVANFAWFQAIWWLVILFQNSAVLPVLGLLLIWIVFSPKRVEDIKLMSAVFLLGTVVDALLTLSGLFIFNQTEVLVSFWPIPIWLSLLWAAFAGTVYHSLTAFNGRMMIAAVVGAVFAPLSYIAGAEFGAVELGASVMLSYIFIALVWSVIFPLCFYLSNRFEAKQAQA from the coding sequence ATGAATAAAACTGTCGTACTCAAAGTGGCCAATTTCGCGTGGTTTCAAGCTATATGGTGGCTAGTCATACTGTTTCAAAATAGCGCCGTGCTTCCAGTTTTGGGGTTACTTTTGATTTGGATTGTATTTTCCCCCAAACGAGTCGAAGACATTAAACTTATGAGTGCAGTTTTTCTGCTCGGCACTGTGGTCGATGCTTTACTCACGTTAAGTGGTCTATTCATTTTTAACCAAACAGAAGTGTTGGTGAGCTTTTGGCCAATTCCCATATGGCTTAGCCTTCTCTGGGCCGCATTTGCAGGTACTGTTTATCACAGTTTAACTGCTTTTAATGGCCGAATGATGATTGCAGCGGTTGTAGGGGCTGTTTTTGCGCCCCTCAGCTATATTGCTGGCGCTGAGTTTGGTGCGGTTGAATTAGGGGCCAGCGTGATGCTTTCTTATATTTTCATCGCTTTAGTGTGGAGCGTAATTTTCCCGCTGTGTTTTTATTTATCCAATCGTTTTGAGGCAAAACAAGCCCAAGCGTAA
- a CDS encoding hemerythrin domain-containing protein, with protein MKIFEALRQDHEKQRLLLKILAETSGNTAARREYFEELKTQLESHAIAEERHFYTHLLQKDSTVDLTRHGIAEHHEIDELLRKLDETDMSSPAWLRHLKNLQEKVEHHLADEEQEFFQVAGNVLNEHQKTKLADEYKKEMKQELDEEKITA; from the coding sequence ATGAAAATTTTTGAAGCACTACGTCAAGACCATGAAAAACAACGTTTACTATTGAAGATCTTAGCTGAAACCAGCGGTAATACTGCGGCACGTCGTGAATACTTTGAAGAGTTAAAAACACAGCTTGAAAGTCATGCTATAGCAGAAGAGCGCCATTTTTATACTCACTTATTACAAAAAGATTCGACAGTAGATTTAACGCGCCACGGTATCGCAGAGCATCATGAAATTGACGAGCTACTACGAAAACTAGATGAGACCGACATGAGTTCCCCTGCTTGGTTACGTCACTTAAAGAACCTACAAGAAAAAGTAGAACACCACCTCGCCGATGAAGAACAAGAGTTTTTCCAGGTTGCAGGCAATGTTTTAAATGAACATCAGAAAACTAAACTTGCCGATGAATATAAAAAAGAAATGAAACAAGAACTAGACGAGGAAAAAATTACGGCTTAG
- a CDS encoding diacylglycerol kinase family protein, with product MKMVKYYILGALLALVLTVTVPVLLLKIAFGWIAFSLIAVSSAYLLNYPSLFRKREDGSIPFYVRWIFVPFLLGTGLYNEYARRTDKVPPLQKIEPHLFLACRMSGQHVDLLNENNIDAILDVTAEFDGLDWTAYQEDYRYLNVPVLDHTSPTSEQLVLAINWLNQQISDNKNVVVHCALGRGRSVLVVAAYLLAKNPNLSVDDALRQINQIRQTARLNKRQLASLQKVRNGGLLSLRKNLTLIVNPVAGGGKWKQYRDEVLSRLNEKFKVTVKETTPEIDGRALAQQAKDEKADIVIACGGDGTLTEVASALINTDITMGIIPFGTANALSQVLHGYISKVMPISTACDIIIKGDTLKIDTATCNDKVMLLVAAVGFEEQMISSADREEKNIGGQFAYLKGLWNAISNNENMSFEVAKDGKPAETLDTPSFVIANAAPMTTALAQGAEQPDITDGKLDLTWLLPQPSSDRQFASLAELVLSPAESKKQSDSIRHERASQITLSFDKPTAYAVDGEIYEGEKIVLKTVPRSLTVLANFEDKD from the coding sequence GTGAAAATGGTGAAGTACTACATACTTGGAGCATTGTTGGCATTAGTGCTAACGGTAACTGTACCTGTGCTATTGCTAAAAATTGCATTCGGATGGATAGCCTTTTCGCTAATTGCGGTAAGCAGTGCCTATTTGCTTAATTATCCAAGCTTATTTCGTAAACGCGAAGATGGCTCAATTCCCTTCTATGTTCGTTGGATCTTTGTTCCATTTCTTCTGGGCACAGGGCTTTACAACGAATATGCTCGCAGAACAGACAAAGTTCCTCCACTTCAAAAAATTGAGCCCCACCTTTTTCTTGCTTGTCGTATGTCTGGTCAGCACGTTGACCTACTAAACGAAAACAATATCGATGCCATCCTTGATGTAACTGCAGAGTTTGACGGTCTGGATTGGACGGCTTATCAGGAAGATTACAGATACTTAAACGTGCCCGTCCTTGACCATACCAGCCCCACCTCAGAGCAACTTGTTCTTGCGATTAACTGGCTTAATCAGCAAATATCCGATAACAAAAATGTCGTTGTGCATTGTGCACTTGGCCGAGGCCGTTCGGTGCTAGTGGTGGCAGCTTATCTTTTGGCAAAGAATCCAAACTTAAGTGTTGATGATGCCTTACGTCAGATTAATCAAATACGCCAAACCGCAAGGCTCAATAAGCGTCAGTTAGCGTCGTTACAAAAAGTGAGAAATGGCGGACTATTGTCTTTACGAAAAAACCTTACGTTAATCGTTAACCCAGTAGCGGGCGGCGGTAAATGGAAGCAGTATCGCGACGAAGTGCTTTCCAGGCTAAATGAAAAGTTTAAAGTGACGGTAAAAGAAACCACACCGGAAATAGACGGCAGAGCATTAGCGCAACAGGCCAAGGATGAAAAGGCGGATATTGTTATTGCCTGTGGCGGTGATGGCACGTTGACCGAAGTAGCGTCAGCGTTAATTAATACCGACATCACAATGGGAATTATCCCTTTTGGAACTGCAAATGCGCTCAGTCAAGTACTGCACGGATATATAAGTAAAGTTATGCCTATAAGCACTGCGTGCGACATTATTATTAAAGGCGACACTTTAAAGATTGATACCGCAACGTGTAACGATAAAGTCATGTTGTTGGTAGCAGCCGTCGGGTTTGAAGAACAAATGATTTCTTCCGCTGACAGAGAAGAAAAGAACATAGGCGGGCAGTTCGCCTATTTAAAAGGACTGTGGAATGCTATTTCCAATAATGAAAATATGTCATTTGAAGTAGCAAAAGATGGCAAACCCGCAGAGACGTTAGATACACCTAGCTTTGTAATTGCCAACGCAGCACCTATGACAACGGCTTTGGCACAAGGCGCAGAGCAGCCGGATATTACCGACGGAAAGCTAGACCTTACTTGGTTATTGCCGCAGCCAAGCTCTGACAGACAATTTGCATCATTAGCGGAACTCGTTTTAAGCCCAGCCGAATCAAAAAAACAATCAGACTCCATACGCCATGAACGCGCATCACAAATAACATTGTCTTTCGATAAGCCTACTGCCTATGCAGTAGATGGTGAAATCTATGAGGGCGAAAAAATTGTTTTAAAAACCGTCCCTAGAAGCCTCACCGTACTCGCCAACTTTGAAGATAAGGATTAA
- the folP gene encoding dihydropteroate synthase, whose protein sequence is MQFGKHFIDLSQSHVMGILNVTPDSFSDGGKHANVTRAVEHAHRMLDDGATFIDIGGESTRPGAPDVSLQEELDRTIPVIEAVAKNSDAVISIDTSKAEVMREAVNAGAGLINDVRALQESGALEAAATAEVPVCLMHMKGQPRTMQNNPEYSDLIEEVSQFLLARAKVCEQAGIAKESILFDPGYGFGKTLEHNYALVKHLPDIMSLGFPVLVGMSRKSMIGNLLNRKVDERLAGSVSLATIVAQMGAQIIRVHDVKETADAVNIVKMLNTIK, encoded by the coding sequence ATGCAGTTTGGAAAGCACTTCATCGATTTATCACAGTCACACGTGATGGGCATATTAAATGTAACCCCTGACTCTTTCTCTGACGGTGGCAAGCACGCCAATGTGACGCGAGCGGTTGAACATGCGCATCGCATGCTTGATGATGGCGCAACCTTCATTGACATTGGCGGTGAATCTACACGACCTGGCGCCCCTGATGTATCTCTGCAAGAAGAGCTAGACCGCACGATACCTGTTATTGAAGCAGTCGCAAAAAATAGTGATGCTGTGATATCTATTGATACCAGTAAAGCAGAAGTAATGCGTGAAGCAGTCAACGCGGGTGCAGGGTTAATTAATGATGTACGTGCTTTACAAGAATCCGGCGCACTAGAAGCCGCCGCGACAGCTGAAGTGCCCGTTTGCTTAATGCATATGAAGGGGCAACCGCGAACTATGCAAAATAACCCCGAATATAGTGATTTAATTGAGGAAGTAAGTCAGTTTCTATTAGCTCGCGCAAAGGTGTGTGAGCAAGCTGGCATTGCGAAAGAGTCGATATTGTTCGACCCAGGCTACGGATTTGGTAAAACGCTAGAGCATAACTATGCCCTAGTTAAACATCTGCCTGATATTATGTCGTTGGGCTTTCCCGTCTTGGTTGGAATGTCACGTAAATCAATGATAGGCAATTTGCTTAACAGAAAAGTAGATGAGCGCTTGGCTGGAAGCGTAAGCCTCGCTACAATTGTCGCCCAAATGGGCGCACAGATTATTCGCGTTCACGACGTTAAAGAAACAGCGGACGCTGTCAATATCGTGAAAATGCTGAATACGATTAAATAA
- the gdhA gene encoding NADP-specific glutamate dehydrogenase, with the protein MAQKSNFEEIFSFLHGKFSNETEYLQAVHEVLEDIVPVYNANEQYKALDIVRRISMPERVIYFTVSWMNSEGRIEINQGWRVQHNSAMGPYKGGLRFHPTVNLSVLKFLAFEQCFKNALTGLPMGGGKGGSDFNPKGRTDRDIMLFCQAFMRELQRHIGANTDVPAGDINVGAREIGYLYGEYRRLNNKFEGVLTGKGLEFGGSYVRTEATGFGLIYFLEAVCKHRGSKIEGQTIVVSGAGNVALHAALKAVEKGGKVISLSNSRGLLLNEDGLTDTALKWAIDNHANRNNILADMADEDMGKWLPDKKPWHLKCDIALPCATQNELLEEDANTLLDSGCQMVLEGANMPCTNEAQARFLDVKIVYVPGKASNAGGVALSGLEMSQNAMFNQRDASTLDEQLYSIMESIHQRCLDEGKANDGDTKYVNYLKGANIAAFRRLADAMVAQGV; encoded by the coding sequence ATGGCTCAAAAAAGTAATTTTGAAGAAATTTTTAGTTTCCTTCACGGTAAGTTTTCTAACGAAACAGAGTACCTTCAAGCGGTACATGAAGTACTTGAAGACATTGTTCCTGTTTACAATGCAAATGAACAATACAAAGCACTTGATATAGTCAGGCGTATCAGTATGCCTGAGCGGGTTATTTATTTCACAGTTTCTTGGATGAATAGCGAGGGAAGAATTGAAATTAACCAAGGCTGGCGTGTACAGCATAATTCAGCAATGGGCCCTTATAAAGGCGGACTGCGTTTTCACCCTACCGTTAATTTATCGGTGCTGAAGTTTTTAGCCTTCGAGCAATGCTTCAAAAATGCACTTACGGGCCTTCCCATGGGTGGAGGTAAAGGCGGTTCAGACTTTAATCCTAAAGGCCGAACAGACCGAGACATTATGCTATTTTGCCAAGCTTTCATGCGCGAACTCCAGCGACACATAGGTGCCAATACTGACGTACCGGCTGGTGATATTAACGTAGGTGCCCGCGAAATAGGCTACCTCTATGGTGAGTACCGCCGGTTAAATAATAAATTTGAAGGTGTATTAACAGGTAAAGGCTTAGAATTTGGCGGCAGTTATGTACGCACGGAAGCTACAGGTTTTGGTTTAATCTACTTTTTGGAAGCGGTATGTAAGCACCGAGGTTCAAAAATAGAAGGCCAAACCATTGTAGTATCTGGCGCGGGTAATGTAGCACTCCACGCTGCACTAAAGGCGGTAGAGAAAGGTGGAAAGGTCATTTCCCTTTCTAATAGCCGAGGGCTTTTACTTAATGAAGATGGATTAACTGATACTGCGCTGAAATGGGCAATAGATAACCACGCAAACCGCAACAATATTCTTGCAGACATGGCTGACGAAGACATGGGTAAGTGGTTACCTGATAAAAAACCATGGCACTTGAAATGTGATATCGCCCTGCCCTGCGCAACTCAGAACGAACTGCTTGAGGAAGATGCGAATACATTACTAGATAGTGGTTGCCAAATGGTATTAGAGGGCGCGAACATGCCATGTACAAACGAGGCTCAGGCTCGCTTCTTAGACGTTAAAATTGTTTATGTGCCAGGTAAAGCATCTAACGCTGGCGGTGTGGCTTTATCGGGCTTAGAGATGAGCCAAAATGCGATGTTCAATCAACGGGACGCGAGTACGCTAGATGAACAATTATATTCTATTATGGAGAGTATTCATCAACGCTGTTTAGATGAAGGAAAGGCTAACGACGGTGATACCAAGTACGTTAATTATTTGAAGGGCGCCAACATTGCAGCGTTCAGGCGACTTGCTGATGCTATGGTTGCTCAAGGCGTATAA
- a CDS encoding GGDEF domain-containing protein produces MQKTLSQTLFQTLLIGIVIASLLIIGAVWRSANTLVVQNIDHDILLAEKVFDKVVADRQAVIKSVSKVLARSFDFRRAVGTENIPSIEAAFTSYADRLNTQIIALVSLDHKVVATHTDLFNVGQDIESSLSLVAKGRDSGFFVVNNNLIQLNLIKVEIPTLRYYMLIGVEFDDELLEQLKQLVDAEIIISDVDSNEVIKATLAKGEALQIIASEQDPSWVDVTFKNELTYLARQVSIGVEQNLPVAITLAVDTTSYFNAFTRIQLTILAFCLLAILVALGLSLFLARNVSDSVSKLVKAVNKVASGKYGSTLEAPSKLKEITELAVAVDSMQASIKSREKHIRYQAEHDVLTGLFNRNYVEGYFQSELDYGRAVQVVAITVIGFRTINDLYGYSNGDNTLKALAERLQRWPGTSARLAGGEILYISHESLNDDQLETLKHILEQPVESNLIAIPVKVAMAIIECPQDASSSEELFRKMNIVTDEAIHSDSWCVRYRTDLEDRYNRRLAITTELKRALVSQQDELSMVYQPKVDLQTMKVCSMEALIRWNNSALGFVPPDEFITIAEQAGLIEQVTTWVMQQTITDLSYFRSKGYRFTVAMNLSTQDIQNKVLLSKLVALLTKEGLSPESLELEITESDLVADASLAIENLNELTARGFHFAIDDFGTGYSSLAYLKNLPVKTIKIDKSFILSLASDENDQQIVHTVLSLANVFNLKVVAEGVEDLASLDILKEWGCDIVQGYYISRPLNRSDLEDWLQNTPFGE; encoded by the coding sequence GTGCAAAAGACACTAAGCCAGACTTTATTTCAAACCTTATTAATAGGGATTGTAATAGCATCACTTCTGATTATTGGCGCTGTTTGGCGCTCCGCAAACACTCTCGTTGTTCAGAATATTGATCACGATATTCTATTGGCTGAAAAAGTTTTCGATAAAGTTGTTGCCGACAGGCAAGCCGTTATCAAAAGTGTATCTAAAGTCCTGGCGCGTTCCTTTGATTTCAGGCGCGCTGTTGGAACCGAGAATATCCCCTCTATTGAAGCTGCATTTACGAGTTATGCAGATCGCCTTAATACTCAAATTATCGCGTTAGTGAGCTTAGACCATAAGGTTGTTGCAACCCACACTGACTTATTCAATGTTGGTCAGGATATAGAGAGCAGTTTATCGCTTGTTGCAAAAGGCCGAGACAGCGGCTTTTTTGTTGTAAATAACAACTTAATCCAGTTGAACCTTATCAAGGTAGAAATCCCTACACTCAGATATTACATGCTAATAGGCGTCGAATTCGACGATGAGTTACTTGAACAGCTGAAGCAACTTGTTGATGCAGAGATAATTATCTCTGACGTAGATTCAAATGAGGTTATAAAAGCAACACTAGCCAAAGGTGAAGCGCTACAAATAATTGCATCAGAACAAGACCCGTCTTGGGTGGATGTAACCTTTAAAAACGAATTAACTTACTTGGCGCGTCAGGTAAGCATAGGCGTAGAACAAAATTTACCGGTTGCTATCACATTAGCTGTCGATACAACGTCTTATTTCAACGCCTTTACGCGTATTCAATTAACCATATTGGCATTCTGTCTACTGGCAATTCTAGTAGCGCTGGGGCTTTCCCTTTTTCTAGCAAGGAATGTGAGCGACTCTGTCTCTAAGCTAGTAAAAGCCGTAAATAAAGTAGCATCGGGTAAGTATGGTTCAACCCTTGAAGCACCATCTAAACTAAAAGAAATTACAGAGCTTGCAGTTGCCGTAGACAGCATGCAAGCAAGTATTAAAAGTCGTGAAAAGCACATTCGCTACCAGGCTGAACACGATGTATTAACCGGTCTTTTTAATCGTAATTATGTTGAAGGCTATTTTCAGTCTGAACTTGACTATGGAAGAGCCGTTCAGGTTGTGGCTATAACAGTTATCGGGTTTAGAACCATAAATGACTTATACGGTTACTCAAATGGTGATAACACGTTAAAGGCTCTCGCTGAACGTTTGCAGCGCTGGCCGGGCACGTCTGCACGCCTTGCCGGCGGCGAGATACTGTATATTTCACACGAATCGTTAAACGACGATCAGCTAGAAACGCTTAAACACATTCTGGAACAGCCTGTCGAGAGTAACTTGATTGCCATTCCCGTAAAAGTCGCTATGGCAATAATCGAGTGCCCTCAAGATGCCTCATCTTCTGAAGAACTATTTAGAAAGATGAACATAGTGACCGATGAGGCTATTCATAGTGATAGCTGGTGTGTGCGGTATCGCACAGATTTAGAAGATAGATATAATCGCAGACTCGCCATCACAACGGAATTGAAGAGGGCGCTTGTGAGCCAGCAAGACGAATTGTCTATGGTTTACCAGCCCAAGGTTGACTTGCAAACGATGAAAGTTTGCAGCATGGAGGCGTTGATCCGCTGGAACAATAGCGCGCTTGGTTTTGTGCCGCCAGATGAATTCATTACCATTGCCGAGCAAGCAGGGTTGATAGAGCAAGTAACAACCTGGGTGATGCAGCAAACCATTACTGACTTATCTTACTTTAGGTCGAAGGGTTATCGGTTTACCGTTGCCATGAACCTGTCGACCCAAGACATTCAAAATAAAGTGTTACTAAGCAAGCTAGTGGCTCTGCTTACGAAAGAAGGGTTATCACCAGAATCTTTAGAGCTTGAAATAACCGAAAGCGATTTAGTTGCTGATGCATCACTTGCGATTGAAAACCTTAACGAATTAACTGCGAGAGGTTTTCACTTCGCTATCGATGATTTTGGTACTGGTTATTCGTCACTGGCCTACCTAAAGAACCTACCCGTTAAAACGATTAAAATAGATAAAAGCTTTATTCTTTCTTTGGCTAGCGACGAGAATGATCAACAAATTGTTCATACTGTGCTTAGTTTGGCCAATGTCTTTAATTTGAAAGTGGTTGCCGAGGGTGTAGAAGACTTAGCTTCCCTTGATATTTTGAAAGAGTGGGGGTGCGATATCGTCCAAGGTTATTACATTAGCCGCCCGCTCAATCGTTCAGACCTTGAAGATTGGCTTCAAAATACGCCTTTCGGTGAATAG
- the glmM gene encoding phosphoglucosamine mutase — MTQRKYFGTDGIRGKVGESNINPEFVTKLGWAAGKVLAGRGTNKVLIGKDTRISGYMLESSLEAGLSAAGINIGLLGPMPTPAIAYLTKTFRSEAGIVISASHNPFYDNGIKFFSAQGFKLDDDIELAIEDMLERPMTCVASDKLGKATRINDAAGRYIEFCKGTFPSELSLTGLKIVVDCAHGATYHIAPNVLRELGATVIELGTAPDGLNINDGVGATSMNAIVEKVKETGADLGFALDGDGDRIMMVDHLGNVLDGDQIVYIIARDALKNGKMQGGVVGTLMSNLGLENALSKLGVPFVRSNVGDRYVMELLQQKGWSIGGENSGHVLNLNMSSTGDGIVAGLQVLAAMLRSHMDLHDLASGFDMYPQTLVNVRYANQEVDYLSHQDVQNAKKEAESALGKTGRVLLRKSGTEPLIRVMVESNDDAQSHKWAEHIAETVRNLAN, encoded by the coding sequence ATGACTCAGCGCAAATATTTCGGTACCGATGGTATACGTGGAAAAGTGGGTGAGAGCAATATCAACCCAGAGTTTGTGACCAAATTAGGATGGGCTGCGGGAAAAGTTTTAGCTGGCCGCGGCACAAATAAAGTACTTATCGGTAAAGACACTCGTATATCTGGCTACATGCTAGAGTCCTCTCTAGAGGCTGGCCTATCGGCTGCAGGCATTAATATAGGCTTGCTAGGGCCTATGCCTACGCCCGCTATTGCGTATCTAACGAAAACATTCCGCTCTGAAGCGGGTATCGTAATCAGTGCCTCCCATAACCCTTTTTACGATAACGGCATCAAATTCTTCTCTGCTCAAGGCTTTAAGCTAGATGACGACATAGAGTTAGCTATTGAAGACATGTTAGAGCGTCCAATGACATGCGTAGCGTCTGACAAGTTAGGTAAGGCTACACGAATTAATGACGCTGCAGGCCGTTACATCGAATTTTGTAAGGGCACATTTCCTTCTGAGCTATCGTTAACGGGTCTAAAAATAGTGGTAGATTGCGCGCACGGCGCAACGTATCACATAGCACCAAACGTTCTTCGCGAGCTAGGCGCAACAGTAATTGAACTGGGAACAGCGCCTGACGGCCTAAACATCAACGACGGTGTTGGCGCAACTTCAATGAATGCGATTGTAGAAAAGGTTAAAGAGACCGGCGCTGACCTTGGCTTTGCGCTAGATGGCGATGGCGATCGCATTATGATGGTAGACCATCTTGGCAACGTTTTAGACGGAGACCAAATTGTTTACATTATTGCCCGAGATGCGCTTAAAAATGGCAAGATGCAGGGTGGTGTAGTGGGCACATTGATGAGTAACCTTGGACTTGAAAACGCACTTTCAAAGTTGGGCGTTCCATTTGTACGAAGTAACGTAGGTGATAGATACGTAATGGAACTGCTGCAGCAGAAAGGCTGGTCTATTGGCGGTGAAAATTCAGGTCATGTTCTTAACCTTAATATGAGTTCGACTGGTGATGGTATTGTCGCTGGGCTTCAAGTACTTGCCGCTATGTTGCGCTCTCATATGGATCTACACGACTTAGCCAGTGGTTTTGACATGTACCCGCAAACATTGGTCAACGTGCGTTACGCCAACCAAGAAGTGGATTATCTTTCACACCAAGACGTACAAAACGCTAAGAAAGAAGCAGAGTCAGCATTGGGTAAAACGGGTAGGGTTTTACTGCGTAAAAGTGGTACTGAACCACTAATTCGTGTGATGGTAGAGTCGAACGACGATGCACAATCTCATAAATGGGCTGAGCATATTGCAGAAACTGTTCGTAATCTCGCCAATTAG
- a CDS encoding SDR family NAD(P)-dependent oxidoreductase: MTKNVLVTGGNRGIGLEIVKGMVSKGYKVLMGCRDEASGLEAKEEIVGGDIHVIELPLDNETAIVDAFVRAEAVYGPIDILINNAGILDDTDWKEANSESLAKSMQVNLSAPLTLIQQTLPQMIERGFGRIINVSSSYGSFAEGLKGPLC; encoded by the coding sequence ATGACAAAAAACGTATTAGTAACTGGTGGCAATAGAGGTATCGGCCTGGAAATAGTGAAAGGAATGGTGTCTAAAGGCTACAAAGTATTGATGGGATGTCGAGATGAAGCGTCAGGTCTTGAAGCGAAAGAAGAGATAGTGGGCGGGGATATACATGTTATTGAATTGCCTCTTGATAATGAAACAGCCATTGTAGACGCGTTTGTGCGTGCAGAAGCCGTTTATGGCCCTATCGACATCCTGATAAATAACGCGGGCATACTGGATGATACCGATTGGAAAGAGGCGAACTCTGAAAGTTTGGCGAAATCTATGCAAGTTAACCTGAGCGCACCCCTCACGCTTATTCAACAAACCTTGCCGCAAATGATTGAACGAGGCTTTGGACGCATTATTAACGTAAGTTCTAGTTACGGTAGCTTTGCCGAAGGTCTAAAAGGGCCCTTATGTTAG
- the tpiA gene encoding triose-phosphate isomerase encodes MSENVRKPFVAGNWKMNGNLALVAEFNQKLADVKAESEIVICAPSLLLHAFETRSFAIGTQNVSHLENGAHTGELSVQMLKEAGCEYAIVGHSERREDQGESSELVALKAKQCVASGIVPIICVGEPLEVREADNVESFVGEQLDALVNAMSVDELRKTVIAYEPIWAIGTGKTASPEQAQDVHEFIRGYFNKVDTELAQGLRILYGGSVKPDNASTLFAQKDVDGGLIGGASLKAEDFISICQAAN; translated from the coding sequence GTGAGTGAAAATGTAAGAAAGCCATTCGTGGCTGGCAATTGGAAAATGAATGGGAATTTAGCACTAGTTGCTGAATTTAATCAGAAACTTGCTGATGTAAAAGCTGAATCGGAAATCGTGATTTGTGCTCCTTCACTACTTTTACACGCATTTGAAACACGTTCATTTGCTATCGGTACTCAAAACGTAAGTCATTTAGAAAATGGCGCACATACTGGTGAGTTATCAGTCCAAATGCTTAAAGAAGCGGGTTGCGAATATGCAATCGTTGGGCACTCTGAAAGACGCGAAGACCAGGGTGAGTCAAGCGAACTTGTAGCGCTAAAAGCTAAACAGTGTGTCGCATCTGGCATAGTTCCTATCATTTGTGTGGGTGAACCCCTTGAAGTGAGAGAAGCTGACAACGTAGAGTCATTTGTCGGTGAACAGCTAGACGCCCTTGTTAATGCAATGTCTGTTGATGAACTACGCAAAACAGTTATAGCTTACGAGCCAATTTGGGCAATAGGTACAGGTAAAACGGCCAGCCCAGAACAAGCACAAGACGTTCACGAATTTATTCGTGGCTACTTTAATAAAGTAGACACAGAGCTGGCACAAGGCCTTCGTATTTTATACGGCGGAAGTGTTAAGCCAGATAATGCCAGCACCTTATTTGCGCAAAAAGACGTAGATGGCGGTTTGATTGGCGGGGCCAGTTTAAAGGCTGAAGATTTTATTTCAATTTGCCAAGCGGCAAACTGA
- the secG gene encoding preprotein translocase subunit SecG, producing MIYEVLLVAYLIVALLLIGFVLIQQGKGADMGASFGSGGSNTVFGSSGSGNFMTRTTGILAGLFFFISLTLGALTANRESAEDEWNNLEVPAAVEEPVQLPADQDVPVIEDAAQSDVPASDVKASDVPVADGSEGSN from the coding sequence ATGATTTACGAAGTGCTATTAGTAGCATACCTAATTGTTGCACTTTTGCTTATTGGATTTGTTTTAATTCAACAGGGTAAAGGTGCAGATATGGGCGCTTCATTTGGCTCAGGTGGTTCAAACACAGTTTTTGGCTCGTCTGGCTCTGGTAACTTTATGACGCGTACCACCGGCATTTTGGCAGGTTTGTTCTTCTTCATTAGCCTTACTTTAGGTGCATTGACCGCCAACCGCGAAAGTGCTGAAGATGAATGGAATAACTTAGAAGTTCCAGCAGCTGTTGAAGAGCCGGTACAGCTTCCGGCTGACCAGGATGTACCAGTAATTGAAGATGCAGCGCAAAGCGACGTGCCAGCTAGTGATGTTAAGGCATCTGATGTGCCTGTAGCTGATGGCTCTGAAGGTTCAAACTAA